The Setaria viridis chromosome 2, Setaria_viridis_v4.0, whole genome shotgun sequence DNA window ATAGTCTGAAATTGCATTACGCTTAAACTTAAGAACCAATACACGCTTGTAGAGAACCAATACACGCTTGTACGGCCCACATGCCACATCAGTACCAGAATATCAGGGACAGAGATATAGACCAACCTTCCTATTGTTGAACTGAATGTTATCAGACAAAAACAAAATCAACTTCAGGGTACAATACTTGCTCCATCTTCATGCAAGCAGGTCACTACAGAGATGGGGCACCAGTTGCAGCCACCAGCCATGCTACCACCAATTGCACACATTTCAGGAGTTCATATATTCATGCAAGCAGGTCGATCAAGAGTAGTCGAACAGATTGACCAGAGATAGAGAAATTCATGGTGTATCATTCAGTCAGTTCATGCAAGCAGTACAAAAATATTCACTGCAACTAAATAAAAGCAGAACTGCAGAGGTTGAGCTATCATACTGCTGCCAATTGCACTGAACTGAACAAAACATGTCATGCATTTCGGCAACAAACGAATCATGCCAGTCATGCAAGAAGATCAATAGCAATAGGTAGAACACAATCGATCGATGGTGGTAGAACACATACAGGGCAGAAACTAATAGCAATTTCATGATATTAATCGAAAAATGACAGGTAAATCAGGATAGGATATTCATTCACTTCATCCTTCAGGCAAGCAGTTCAAATTTCCACCAAACGTTCCATTCTGTTCTTCGACAAGGCGAAACGAAAATACTAAGCAAGTGGCAGAAACTAATAGCAATTTCATGATATTAATCGAAAAATGACAGGTAAATCAGGATAGGATATTCATTCACTTCATCCTTCAGGCAAGCAGTTCAAATTTCCACCAAACGTTCCATTCTTGATTCTTTGGGTATGGGCAGCCTTCTGGTAATGCAAATCCAGGAAATGTTAATCCTAATGCTAATCAACCGGCTAATCAGGAGCCAGCACCACAATGGGGCCTTTGGCCAGATGGGCCGGCTGCACAAGATAATGGGCCTTTCATTGGCCCACAAATAGCCCAGGAAGATCCTGTTGTCCCTATTGTTCAAGCATTGCCTGCACTCAATCCTGGGAACCATGGTCAGGAAGCAGAAGAGGATAACCCAGATTTTGATTTGAACATGGCCATTGCTGATGATTTGGGGGGAATTGATAATTTGGCTCCTTTAGATGAGGGAATAGAGGAGGAAGGTAATGAGGCAGTAAACAACCAAGTGATTGAGGGCTCAGATAATTCTGATAATGATCTTCCTATAGTTAATCAGGCGCTGGAGCAACCTGTTCATGTTGAGGTTTTCATTCCTCAGGCTGATGGACAACCAGTTCAGATGGTGCAAGATGAAATAAATGAGAATGATCTGCTGGGAGGCATTCAGGACCAGGATATTCAGTTGGCAGATGAGAATAATGATCTTATGCATCTGGGTTATGTGGAGGTTATTCAACCTAGTCAGGATCCAGTCTTTGCCCAGAAGGAATCTTTGTATCGTCAACCTTTCAATCAGCCAAGTGCTGAATTTTATAGGCAGTGGGCTACACATTTCTCTTCGGCATCTGATGAACCCAAGGTAGAGGTTCCTATTTCTTGGGCTTCATTCTTTATGGCTCAACTGATTACCCCTGGAACATTTGAGTGGGCCAAGAATTTTCTGTCATCGCCAGCTATGCAATACCTGGAGTCTGACCAATTTTTGAAATTTTCGATCCCTTTGAAATGCCCTCATTCTGCACCTACAGCTTGTGCCATGTCAGCAGTGGATAACAAAGGCAAAGGTATCATTTTTGAAGGTTCTGATAAATCCCTCATTACAAGTTCCTCTGCTTCTCCTTTTACTGCTGCATCTACGCCTCAGTGTGCTGGGCCTGGATTACCTTCGGGTGACTCAGCCAACAACACTCAGTCTTCTCCAGTTACGCCGGTTCAGGGGTTGCTTAAAAAGGTTGCTGCTTCAGCTGGCCCATGGTCCAAGTCCCTTCTTCAGCAGGCCTCCATGCTGGACAAGGTGCCTCAAGATGTCTCTGGTAATCCTCTCTCTGATGATGAACTTCGACGGAGTTCCAGGACTGCCAAGCACAATAATGGCTTTAAAGCTTCAGGTTGTAAGGATAGAAATTGCATCGGTTGCTCGGTTAAACCACCGCTATTGACACAGTCAGTGATTCGTAACCTGGGAGAGTCATTCTGTAATATTGATTCTTCGAAGTTATCAGTGGTTGCTCTGAATAAGAAATCAAAGCCTGCAGCTCCCCCTGGTGGAAGGAAGCCGGCCAAGAAGAAATCTGACAAAGACAAAAATGAAGATGCCAATGTTCCAAAggatcagaagaagaagccaagaaaGTAGTGCTCTTGGAGGGGGGAATAGTTACTTTATTTTGCTTCTCAAGCATACAGAAGGCCTCTTTTGTTATGTACCTATGGGCTTTTATCATTCTGGAAGTAATTTTCTTTTGTGTCTGTGTATTGATGTTATTCATACAGTACTAAGGTTGCTGAACTCTTGCCTTATATCTCTTAATGAATTATAGTCCTAACAAAAGGATCTGGAAGGTTTTGTGCTGGAATGTCAGAGGAATTAATTCTAACAAAAAGTGGCATTCAGTTAAAGATAAAATTTTTGAAAGTAATTCTGACATCATTTGCCTCCAGGAAACAAAAAGAGCAGCCTTTGACAGTGCATTCGTCAAAAAATTTTGCCCCTCCTCTTTTGATAAATTTGAGTTTTTGCCTTCACAAGGGGCTTCTGGTGGTCTTGCAATTCTCTGGAAATCTTCTGTGTTTCATGGTGAACTGGTGTTCATGAATCAATATGCTATTTTAGTGAAGCTCTCCTCCAATCTTACTGATTGGGAATGGATTTTAACAAATGTTTATGGGCCTTGTTCTGTGGAGGGGAAACTTGCGTTTATTTAGTGGTTTGAAAATATACGAATGCCAGATGATTTTGACTGGTTAGTGGTGGGGGATTTTAACCTCATAAGGGAGCCATCCAACAGAAACAAGCCTGGGGGTAACCACAATGACATGTTTCGATTCAATGAGGCAATTAACAAGCTTAGCTTAGTGGAGATTCCTCTGAAATCAAAACGCTTTACATGGTCAAATAAACAACAAGTGCCTCTGTTAGAAAGGTTAGACTGGTTTTTCACATCTAATTCTTGGGTTCTTAACCATCCAAACACATTGGCCTATCCCTTGGTGATGGAAACTTCAGATCACTCCCCTTGTGTAATCAGTATCGCTTCTGCTATTCCGAAGAGCAAGCTCTTTAGATTCGAGAACTATTGGCTTGAACATGATCAGTTCATGAATATAGTTTCACATGGCTGGTCGGTCCCCGTACAGGCAACTAATAGAGCAAAAATTATTACTCAGAAGTTCAAGAATCTCAGAAGAGTGCTAAGGGCATGGAAGTCTCAACTCTCAAATCTAAAGTCCCTGCTATCCAATGTGAAGTTGTCCCTCTCATTCATGGAACTAATTGAGGAATATAGAGATTTGTCTCTTATGGAATGGAATTTCAAGGTCCTGTTACAGGAACAGTTGCAAACATTACTCAAGCAGCAAAATATCTGTTGGAAACAACGAGGCTCAATCAAATGGATCAAGTTTGGTGATGAGTCAACGAAATTCTTTCATGCAAATGCTTCCATCAAGCATGGTAAAAGTTATATTAGATCACTAGCAGACATAACAGGGACCCCGAAATATAATCATTTGGAAAAAGAAGCAATTCTCTGGGATGCATACAAGGAACGTTTGGGTACTTCTAAATCAATTCTATGGTTTTTGATCTACAGCTACTATTGCACCAAGGGGAAGATCTGTCTTGCCTGGAGGAACCTTTTTCTCATGCAGAGATAGATTCTGTTATCAACCTTATGCCGAATGATAAGGCGCCAGGTCCAGATGGTTTTAATAAAACCTTCATAAAGAGGTGCTGGTCGATCATAAAGCAGGATTTCTATGATCTTTGTGATGCTTTCTACTCTGGCACAGTTTCCCTACGGAgtataaatggatctctgataACTTTGATACCTAAAGTGGAAGGGGCAGCTCATGTATCGGACTATAGGCCTATATCCCTTTTGAACACCTCTATGAAACTTCTGACCAAGTTGTTGGCTAATAGATTGCAATCTGTGATCAAATCTCTTGTGCATGTGAACCAGTATGGTTTCATCAGGACCAGAACGATACAAGATTGTCTTGCGTGGGCATTTGAATACCTTCACTTATGCTATAAATCCAGAAAGGAGATAGTCATCCTCAAGCTTGATTTTGAAAAAGCATTTGATAAGATTGAGCACCAGGCCATGTTGGCAATCATGAAGCATAAAGGCTTTGGAGACAGATGGATTCATTGGATGGAACAAATCTTTGCTTCTGGTACTTCTTCAGTTCTTTTGAATGGTGTCCCTGGGAAAAGGTTTGAATGCAAAAGAGGAGTCCGGCAAGGAGACCCCCTTTCACCCCTTCTTTTTGTCCTAGGGGCTGACTTACTACAAACTATTGTAAATTGCTCCAAAGAACAAGACCATCTCACACTACCAATTCCTCTGACATACAGTTTGGATTTCCCTATTTTGCAATACGCTGATGATACCCTAATAATCATGGAGGGATGTCCTAACCAATTGTTACATTTGAAGCAGCTACTTCACAATTTTGCACTGTCCACTGGACTAAGGATCAACTTCTGTAAATCAATGATGGTACCCATTAATATCACAGATGAAAGATTGCAATTCCTATCACAGACTTTTGGATGTTCTATTGGTACACTCCCATTTACCTATTTAGGACTTCCACTTGGCCTTACCAAGCCAAAAATTGAGGAATTCCTGCCTATGGTCACAAGATGTGAACGGCGATTGGTATCCACATCAAAATTTCTGTCAGATGCAGGGAGGCTTCAGTTGACAAACTCAATTTTTACAACCATGccaatgtttcatatgtgcactTTCCAGCTACCCAAGACAGTATATAAACAAGTGGACAAATATAGAAAATGTTGCCTCTGGAGAAAGTCTGATGTAAATAATAGGCAACCTCCAAAGGCTGCCTGGGACCTTGTTTGTCTCCCAAAGAAAGAGGGTGGCCTTGGGGTGTTAAATCTTAGGACTCATAATGAAGCTCTTCTTCTTAAGTACCTTCACAAGTTCCTGAATAAATCAGATATACCATGGGTACACCTAATTTGGGAGAAATATTATGCTTCTGGCAGGTTACCAGGACAAGTCCGAAAAGGATCCTTTTGGTGGAAGGATGTTGTGAAACTCTTGGACAAATTCAAAGGTCTagcatctgtaactgtgcaTAGTGGTCAGACCTGTCTCCTCTGGCATGATTTGTGGAATAATAAGATCCCAGCACAAGAGTATCCACACTTATAGTCTTTCACTACAAAGGCTGATATATCTGTTAGGAAAGCTTATCACCTGCCTAACTTGCACCAACTTTTTAATTTGCCTCTATCATCTCAAGCTATGGATCAGCTTCTTCAATTAGGAACAGATCTGAATGGAATCCAATTTAATGAAGATCATGACTGTTGGACATATATTTGGGGCAATTCTCACTTTTCCTCATCAAAAGCATATCATGTACTGTCTGGCCATCACCTTGTGCATCCGGTTTTTGGATGGCTTTGGAAGTCTCGATGTCAAAGTAAACATAAGTTTTTCTTCTGGCTCCTTCTTAATGACCGACTAAGTACCCGAAATGTGCTTCGAAGAAAACACATGATTCTGCCCTCCTATTCTTGTATCTTGTGTTCACAGGATAGTGAGGAAACCTTGTTCCATCTTTTACTGCAATGTCCCTTTGCCCAAGAGTGCTGGATCAATATCAGTCTTTTTGCTAACCTGGATGAGGAGCCTTACACAATTCTTACAAGCTTTAAAACTCAGTTACAAGTCCCATTTTTTATGAAAATTATTGTGCTCATGAGTTGGTGTATTTGGATGGCAAGAAATGATTGGATTTTCATgaatattactccctccatccaagaTGCAATGAGGAGGTTTCGGATTGTTTTTACTCAAGTTGTTCTACGAGTAAAAGAGGCTTGGAAACAACCAATGTTTGAATGGGTAGAGCACTCATTGTaatttttctgattttctttCTCTCCTTCTTTGTTTCCTGATCTGTATCTGTACAATTTTTGCTCtctttaatatatatatatctagcaGGGGATGAtcatcccctcctgtttcatcaaaaaaagcAAGTGGTAGACCGAGTGTTGATCGGGACCTATCTACAGTTCTACACAAAGATAACTACGAAACAGTCACTACGATGCGCGTCAAGAGAAAAGACGCGGTAGAACACGGAGCCGCGCGCTAGGCCGGCAGATCTAGTGAGATGCTAGAGCAGAGCACAAAGTGGGTTCGAAGAATCCTACTAGTCGATGACCCAGGCGTGCTGCTGGTGCAACTTCGCCTCGTCCGCCGGATAAGGTCGTTGGGGAGGTTGAAGGTGTCGCGGATCTGCTGGGTGGTCTTGCCCTTGATCATGTCGGTGGCCCTCTGGCAGACGACGTTGATGAGCCCCTGGATGCTGAGGTGgttggcggcgaggaggaggtcaTACAGGTCGTCCGCGCTGAGGCCCTCGACGAACTTGCGATCCCACTCCTCCAGGTCCTCGGGCACCGCTGTGACGAcgacgctgctgctgccgcccgcgGTGCTGGGGTTGGAGTCGTGGACGGGCTCGTCGGCGTGCTTGACGCAGTACTGGATCACCGTGTCCAGAGTCCTCGCGACGGTGGCGGAGCGTTCGAGCGGGATGACGACGTTGTACGCGCAGTCATCCTCGATCATGTTGCTGAGGACTACTGacagcttctccgccgccgccgacatggAACGCTCCTCCCCGTCCGTGCTCCGCAGGGTGATCATCttcgcgccggccgcctcctctgCTTCCGCCACTGCTTTCCccttctccaccgccgcctctcccGTCCCCTCCTCGTCGGGCGCCTCCGCTCCCTCCGCtccctttcccttctcctccaccggcgctcccttcgccgccgccatcgcttcATTCTCTCCCTTCTCCGCCTCCATCGCtcccttcttctctccctccgccgccgccatcgcgcgCTCTCGCTCGCTCGACGACGAAACCCTCGATTCGCTAGGCGCCTTCGCCGTGGGTGGGTGGGGTTGGGTGTGCACGATGGGAATGATCGAGCCGGGGCCAGCGGTGGCGCCGCTTTATACTAACCCGCTTTATGCTTCGGGTCGGAGCGAGACGAGGCCTGGCTGCCTGGCTGGCACCAGCCAATCCAATTTCCCGAACGGATTTGCTTTTTCGCTTCGAACAGTGGGCCCAACTCAAACAAGCTTCATTTCTGGGGCCGCTGATGGGCTTCTCTCGGcccatttttgcaatttctcaTACCGCAGTGGTTTACATCCGAGATCTTAGAAACAAAGCAATTTCTCATGCCTTTCACCGTAGAATTTCTATAACAAGTTACTCGTCTTGCTATCACAAAAATTACGCTCAAAATAATGCAATGCAACACTTACAAGTCCAACACATAAGTTCCAGGGTAGCACCATGTTTCTAAAACTCATCATCTCCTGAAAAATGGAGCGCACTCCGGGACCCAACACTCAAATCCTCTGTTCAATTCATCCATGAAACTGAAGTGACAAGATAGGATCCTTATACATTCCGCCCAGAGTTCATCTAATGTAATTACGCTAAAAATTAATGCAGTGCAACGCAGGTTTAATCTCATAGTATTTCGCAGTGACTGTGTCACACCCACATGATGCGAAGGAACAAAATCAGTTATGTCATTCTGCATGAAATTTTTGTAACCAGTTACCCA harbors:
- the LOC117844485 gene encoding SKP1-like protein 1, whose translation is MITLRSTDGEERSMSAAAEKLSVVLSNMIEDDCAYNVVIPLERSATVARTLDTVIQYCVKHADEPVHDSNPSTAGGSSSVVVTAVPEDLEEWDRKFVEGLSADDLYDLLLAANHLSIQGLINVVCQRATDMIKGKTTQQIRDTFNLPNDLIRRTRRSCTSSTPGSSTSRILRTHFVLCSSISLDLPA